One stretch of Microplitis mediator isolate UGA2020A chromosome 9, iyMicMedi2.1, whole genome shotgun sequence DNA includes these proteins:
- the LOC130675227 gene encoding phosphatidylinositol-3-phosphatase SAC1, with translation MTLNTDVYDDLFLYTTNEKFYVEAVTAKVLLIIDRVNQHIFTQVGTANQIPQTASRRKIWGIVGTIKLLSSRYLIIITDAKRIGTIAGQQIFQINATDIIPYSKSDLHLTDKQIENNTTYLEMIKSVLNTPYFYFSYTYDISHTMQRLHNTTPEFLQMPLHDRADSRFIWNAYLLQELSSRSEHSKFCLPIIHGFISLNTVVINGIPFNWGIVSRRSVHRAGTRLFSRGIDTNGNVSNYVETEQLIEVNGDRSSFVQIRGSIPLFWQQEPNLKYKPKPQLSNHENHQIASSRHLDAQIFHYGKQILVNLIDHRGAENVLEKEFRSVVSRIGNQNVRYEAFDFHAECRHMRWDRLNILMDRLSHDQEQMGYFLLSRDGSLLSVQEGVFRTNCIDCLDRTNVVQSMLAKRALVDALNKLGILRRIEEHPSFEKLFKEVWADNADVISIQYSGTGALKTDFTRTGKRTRMGALRDGINSLTRYYKNNFADGFRQDALNLFLGRYVVQDGECMQLKCPLDYERNWRYATFPLVLLVASSMLIAHIILPSKYSTEVLLYMLFWGAMVAGTFATIIHHGRQYVDKPKLL, from the exons ATGACTTTAAATACAGATGTTTACgatgatttattttt ataTACGaccaatgaaaaattttatgttgaaGCTGTCACTGCaaaagtattattaattattgatcgAGTGAATCAGCATATATTTACTCAAG tgGGTACAGCAAATCAAATTCCGCAGACAGCTAGTAGACGAAAAATATGGGGTATTGTAGgaacaataaaattactatcgtcccgatatttaataataatcactgATGCCAAAAGAATTGGAACTATAGCAGGGCAACAGATATTCCAAATAAATGCAACGGATATAATTCCGTATTCAAAATCAGATTTGCATTTGACTGATAAGCAGATTGAAAATAACACGACTTATTTAGAGATGATTAAATCTGTTTTAAACACtccatatttttactttagtTACACTTATGATATTAGTCATACGATGCAAAGATTACATAATACGACGCCAGAATTTCTTCAg ATGCCACTACATGATCGAGCTGATTCTCGTTTCATATGGAATGCGTATTTACTACAAGAGTTATCATCTAGATCAGAACATTCAAAGTTTTGTTTACCAATTATACATGGAT TTATTTCTTTGAATACTGTTGTCATAAACGGTATCCCATTCAATTGGGGAATAGTATCACGACGTAGCGTCCATCGTGCGGGAACAAGATTATTTTCCCGTGGAATAGACACTAATGGTAATGTTTCAAATTACGTTGAAACTGAACAATTAATTGAAGTTAATGGAGACCGTAGTTCTTTTGTTCAAATAAGAGGATCAATACCATTATTTTGGCAACAAGAGCCGAACCTTAAATATAAACCTAAGCCGCAATTATCTAATCATGAAAATCATCAGATCGCTTCTTCTAGACATTTAGATGCACAAATATTTCACTATGGCAAACAAATATTAGTTAACTTG ATTGATCATCGTGGCGCGGAAAATGTTTTGGAAAAAGAATTTCGTTCAGTTGTGTCAAGAATTGGCAACCAAAATGTACGATATGAAGCATTCGATTTTCACGCCGAGTGCAGACACATGCGGTGGgaccgtttaaatattttaatggaTAGATTATCTCACGATCAAGAACAAATgggatattttttgttatcaagAGACGGGTCATTACTTTCTGTACAAGAAGGAGTCTTTCGTACAAATTGTATCGATTGTTTAGACCGTACAAATGTTGTTCAAAGTATGTTAGCCAAACGAGCACTTGTAGATGCTTTAAATAAACTTGGTATTCTTAGAAGGATTGAAGAACATCCGtcctttgaaaaattatttaaagaa gtTTGGGCTGATAATGCTGATGTTATAAGTATTCAATATTCTGGTACTGGTGCATTAAAAACAGATTTTACGCGCACTGGTAAACGAACTCGAATGGGAGCGTTGAGAGATGGTATAAACAGTTTAACAAgatattacaaaaataatttcgctGATGGTTTCCGTCag gacgcattaaatttatttttgggtCGATACGTTGTACAAGATGGCGAATGTATGCAACTAAAATGCCCGCTAGATTATGAACGTAACTGGAGATATGCAACATTCCCATTAGTACTTTTGGTTGCATCTTCAATGTTAATTGCACATATTATACTTCCGTCAAAATATTCAACTGAAGTACTACTTTATATGCTTTTTTGGGGTGCAATGGTTGCTGGTACATTTGCAACAATAATTCATCATGGCCGACAATATGTCGACAaaccaaaattattatag